The following proteins come from a genomic window of Maribacter sp. HTCC2170:
- the pfkA gene encoding 6-phosphofructokinase — MNSKIKKIGVFTSGGDSPGMNAAIRSVVRTCAYLNIDCVGIYRGYQGMIDGDFKPMDARSVNNIINKGGTILKSARCQEFRTKEGRQRAYEQLCAEGIDAFVVIGGDGSFTGAMIFNQEFNFPVIGIPGTIDNDIFGTTFTLGFDTALNTVVEAIDKIRDTASSHNRLFFVEVMGRDVGHIALNAGVGAGAEEILIPEENLGLERLIESLKRSKESGKSSSIVIVAEGDKTGKNIFELKDYVEEHFPVYDVRVSVLGHMQRGGAPSCYDRVLASRMGVKAVEALLEGKTNLMVGVQDNKLTLTAINKAIKGHTKIDKELIRVSDIMTI; from the coding sequence ATGAATAGCAAGATAAAAAAGATTGGTGTGTTTACATCGGGGGGCGACTCTCCAGGAATGAATGCCGCTATTCGTTCAGTTGTACGAACATGTGCTTACTTGAATATTGACTGTGTTGGTATTTATAGAGGGTATCAAGGAATGATAGATGGCGATTTTAAGCCAATGGATGCTAGAAGTGTAAATAATATCATCAATAAGGGCGGTACCATCCTTAAATCTGCAAGATGTCAAGAATTTAGAACGAAAGAGGGCAGGCAAAGGGCTTATGAACAATTATGTGCTGAAGGAATTGATGCTTTTGTTGTGATTGGTGGAGATGGAAGTTTTACCGGGGCAATGATTTTTAATCAAGAATTCAACTTTCCTGTTATTGGTATTCCTGGTACAATTGACAATGATATTTTTGGAACAACATTTACTTTAGGCTTTGATACCGCCTTGAATACAGTAGTTGAAGCTATTGATAAAATCAGGGACACAGCAAGTTCCCATAATAGATTGTTCTTTGTTGAGGTTATGGGCCGTGATGTGGGTCATATTGCACTCAACGCTGGAGTTGGTGCAGGAGCAGAGGAAATATTGATTCCTGAAGAAAACCTTGGGCTGGAACGTTTGATTGAATCATTGAAAAGAAGTAAAGAATCTGGCAAATCTTCCAGTATTGTAATAGTCGCTGAAGGAGATAAAACAGGTAAAAATATTTTTGAACTCAAGGATTATGTTGAAGAGCACTTTCCAGTATATGATGTTCGCGTTTCCGTTCTTGGACATATGCAAAGAGGAGGAGCACCTTCTTGCTATGATAGGGTGTTGGCAAGCAGAATGGGTGTAAAGGCGGTTGAGGCATTGCTCGAAGGAAAGACCAATTTAATGGTAGGTGTACAAGATAATAAGCTTACACTGACAGCTATTAACAAAGCTATTAAAGGGCATACAAAAATTGATAAAGAACTTATTAGAGTTTCAGATATAATGACAATTTAA
- the gap gene encoding type I glyceraldehyde-3-phosphate dehydrogenase — protein sequence MSKLKIGINGFGRIGRLVFRIAAKNENVEVVAINDLLDVEHLAYLLEYDSVHGKFDGTVEVKDGHLVVNGDTVRITAERDPKDIKWDAVGAEIVAECTGIFTTLETAQYHIDGGAKKVVISAPSKDAPMFVMGVNHKEAKASDTIVSNASCTTNCLAPMAKVLNDNFGIEEALMTTVHATTATQMTVDGPSRKDWRGGRSAMLNIIPASTGAAKAVTKVIPSLEGKLTGMAFRVPTADVSVVDLTVRLEKETSYDDIKKAFKSAADNELSGILGYTDEAVVSQDFIGDARTSIFDAGAGIELNSKFFKVVSWYDNEAGYSNKLIDLALYVNSL from the coding sequence ATGTCAAAATTAAAAATAGGAATTAACGGATTTGGACGAATTGGTAGATTAGTTTTCCGTATTGCGGCCAAAAATGAAAACGTTGAGGTTGTAGCTATCAACGATTTGTTGGATGTTGAACATTTGGCTTATTTGTTGGAGTACGATTCAGTACACGGCAAGTTTGACGGAACTGTTGAAGTAAAAGATGGGCACTTGGTGGTAAATGGCGATACTGTAAGAATTACGGCAGAAAGAGATCCAAAAGATATTAAATGGGATGCTGTTGGAGCGGAAATCGTTGCGGAGTGTACAGGTATTTTCACAACTTTGGAAACTGCACAATATCACATTGACGGAGGAGCCAAAAAAGTGGTTATCTCTGCACCTTCTAAAGATGCACCTATGTTTGTTATGGGCGTTAACCATAAAGAAGCTAAAGCATCTGACACAATTGTTTCAAACGCTTCTTGTACTACAAACTGTTTAGCTCCAATGGCCAAAGTCTTAAATGACAATTTCGGAATCGAAGAGGCTTTAATGACAACGGTCCATGCTACAACGGCAACACAAATGACAGTTGATGGTCCTTCTAGAAAAGATTGGAGAGGTGGTAGAAGTGCTATGTTGAATATTATTCCAGCTTCAACAGGAGCTGCTAAGGCAGTGACTAAAGTAATCCCGTCTTTAGAAGGTAAACTAACAGGTATGGCCTTTAGGGTTCCAACCGCTGATGTGTCTGTAGTTGACCTTACGGTTCGATTAGAAAAAGAAACTTCATATGACGATATCAAGAAAGCCTTTAAATCTGCTGCAGACAATGAATTAAGTGGTATTTTGGGTTATACTGATGAGGCTGTTGTGTCACAGGATTTTATAGGTGATGCCAGAACAAGTATTTTTGATGCCGGTGCGGGTATTGAATTGAATTCTAAATTCTTCAAAGTTGTATCTTGGTATGACAATGAGGCTGGTTACTCTAACAAATTGATAGATTTGGCTCTTTATGTGAATAGCCTATAA
- a CDS encoding RidA family protein has product MKKIIATKNAPAPIGPYNQAVLSGETLYISGQIPIDPVTGNLVQGDIAKETKQSMENLKAILTEAEMTFENVVKSSIFISDMNQFSKINAVYATYFNTETAPARETVEVANLPKFVNVEISMIAVK; this is encoded by the coding sequence ATGAAAAAAATAATCGCTACCAAAAATGCTCCTGCACCTATCGGACCATACAATCAGGCAGTTCTTAGTGGAGAAACTTTGTATATTTCAGGTCAAATTCCCATAGATCCGGTTACCGGTAATCTCGTACAAGGGGATATTGCCAAGGAGACCAAGCAATCTATGGAAAATTTAAAGGCCATTCTTACCGAAGCGGAAATGACCTTTGAAAATGTTGTTAAGTCCTCAATTTTTATTAGCGACATGAATCAGTTCTCTAAAATAAATGCTGTGTATGCTACTTATTTTAATACTGAAACTGCGCCTGCTCGAGAAACTGTAGAAGTCGCTAATCTACCTAAATTCGTAAATGTTGAAATTTCGATGATCGCAGTCAAGTGA
- a CDS encoding putative LPS assembly protein LptD, producing the protein MLIIGGIMGHAQEDKIVPLPIKAEPDTIVAPILTETEFKQVIVKDTAQVDTVKTKSPLLLDIIQYKAKDYVKMSQRDKKIYLYNEAEIKYQDTELKAGVIVMDYVKNEVYAGRIKDSLGNYSQLPYFKQGENEVIPDSIRFNFDTQKAIIWNSRTEQQAGLDQLGSEAMKVYADITKKENDSVYFLSEGRLTTSADTINPDYYIRVRKAKFVPSKKVIAGYSNLYIADVPTPIALPFAYFPLTVGRAAGVMMPSFGNDPDRGYFLQDMGYYVPIGEYADVLLSGDFYTNGSWGFKTQSMYTKRYKFSGNVNFRYENLVTSQKGFSDYSNSRNWNIQMSHSQDTKASPNSRFSASVNMGSSEYYRNSLQQRNLPSTQNNTLSSSISYSKTFPAYPSVNMSLTATHSQNTNTKKIEMSLPNLQASMERIFPFAKRDGIKKGIIQNINFQYDVNAQNRISTTDEDFFKKEMFDGAKFGAKHRIPISTNFKVAKFFSVSVGGNYEDVWTLETYNKSYDIAEDKVVIDTVSGFDRFNKYNFNASIGTTLYGTFSFGEDKKIQAIRHVMRPSLSYGYAPSFEHFYDEYDIDANPITDNSVQYTRFQGTLNGAPSLSKSNSLSFSLANTLEAKVRDKDSTVTEPRKVPILSNFNISTGYNFESDSLKLSPLSINGGTNILDNKMSINFSAGLDPYAIDNNGRRINTLNAKNGGSLFRLTRANANIGYSLSNETFKKDEDKEEDEEDVDRFDYVAQSGGRTDDLFGKADSFQDRPMDREKATDEVENPIYGTTIPWNLRLAYSASYSNSARQNEFSSHSLMFSGDVELSPRWKVGGSSGYDFKNQGFTLTQLRFERDLKSFVMRFNWTPFGRYKRWYFFIGIKSSILKDLKWENRSQRSR; encoded by the coding sequence ATGCTAATAATTGGTGGCATTATGGGGCATGCCCAAGAAGATAAAATCGTACCCTTACCCATTAAGGCAGAACCCGATACAATTGTAGCACCAATTCTTACCGAAACTGAATTTAAACAAGTTATCGTAAAAGACACTGCACAAGTAGATACGGTAAAAACCAAGTCACCCCTTCTATTAGATATAATACAATACAAGGCCAAGGACTATGTTAAAATGAGCCAACGGGATAAAAAAATATACTTGTACAATGAAGCGGAGATCAAGTACCAAGATACTGAGTTAAAAGCTGGCGTCATTGTTATGGACTATGTTAAAAATGAGGTTTATGCTGGTCGAATAAAAGATTCTTTGGGTAATTACTCGCAGCTGCCTTATTTCAAACAAGGTGAAAACGAAGTAATACCGGATTCCATTCGTTTTAATTTTGATACTCAGAAGGCTATTATTTGGAATTCAAGAACCGAACAGCAAGCGGGGCTTGACCAATTGGGTAGTGAAGCCATGAAAGTATACGCCGACATCACTAAAAAAGAAAATGACTCTGTATATTTTTTAAGTGAGGGAAGGTTGACAACCTCTGCCGATACCATAAACCCTGATTATTACATACGAGTTCGTAAGGCCAAATTCGTCCCCTCTAAAAAAGTTATTGCCGGGTACAGTAATTTATACATTGCAGATGTACCAACTCCCATCGCCTTGCCCTTTGCTTACTTTCCTTTGACGGTTGGAAGAGCGGCCGGCGTTATGATGCCTTCCTTTGGGAATGATCCAGATCGAGGTTATTTTCTTCAGGATATGGGCTATTATGTTCCAATTGGAGAATATGCGGATGTGTTGTTATCCGGGGACTTTTACACCAACGGAAGTTGGGGTTTTAAGACCCAGTCAATGTATACAAAACGATACAAATTTAGTGGCAATGTTAATTTCAGGTATGAAAATTTGGTTACCAGTCAAAAAGGATTCAGTGACTATTCCAATTCAAGGAACTGGAATATTCAAATGTCACATTCGCAAGACACAAAAGCCAGTCCCAATTCACGTTTTTCTGCTTCAGTAAACATGGGAAGTAGTGAATATTACCGTAACTCCTTGCAACAACGTAATCTTCCCAGCACGCAGAATAACACACTTTCATCCTCAATTTCATATTCAAAAACGTTCCCCGCATATCCGTCTGTAAATATGAGTCTGACCGCCACTCATAGCCAGAACACAAATACAAAGAAAATTGAGATGAGTCTTCCAAATCTACAGGCTAGTATGGAGCGTATTTTTCCTTTTGCCAAAAGAGATGGGATTAAAAAAGGGATTATTCAGAATATCAATTTTCAATATGATGTAAATGCCCAGAATAGAATTTCGACTACCGACGAGGACTTTTTTAAGAAAGAAATGTTCGATGGCGCCAAATTTGGGGCAAAACACCGCATTCCAATTAGCACCAATTTTAAGGTAGCCAAATTTTTCAGTGTAAGTGTAGGCGGTAATTACGAAGATGTTTGGACATTGGAAACCTACAATAAAAGCTATGATATTGCCGAGGATAAAGTAGTTATCGACACTGTCAGTGGTTTCGACCGTTTTAACAAATACAACTTTAACGCGAGTATTGGTACTACGTTGTATGGAACATTTAGTTTTGGTGAAGACAAAAAAATCCAAGCGATTAGACATGTTATGCGCCCTTCATTAAGCTATGGCTACGCTCCTTCCTTTGAGCATTTTTATGATGAATATGATATTGATGCCAATCCTATTACAGATAACTCGGTTCAATACACCAGGTTTCAAGGCACACTCAATGGAGCTCCTAGTTTAAGCAAATCAAACAGCCTTAGCTTTTCTTTAGCAAATACCTTGGAAGCCAAAGTTCGTGATAAAGACTCAACGGTCACAGAACCTAGAAAAGTGCCAATTCTAAGTAATTTTAATATTTCAACAGGTTATAATTTTGAATCCGACTCTCTTAAATTAAGTCCTTTAAGCATCAATGGAGGAACAAATATCCTGGATAATAAAATGTCCATAAACTTCTCAGCGGGCCTTGACCCATACGCCATTGACAATAATGGAAGAAGGATAAACACCCTTAATGCCAAAAATGGCGGAAGTCTCTTCAGGTTAACCCGTGCCAATGCAAACATAGGGTACTCCTTAAGTAACGAAACATTTAAAAAAGATGAAGACAAAGAAGAGGATGAGGAAGATGTGGATAGATTCGATTATGTTGCACAAAGTGGTGGAAGAACGGATGATCTTTTTGGAAAGGCCGACAGCTTTCAAGATAGGCCTATGGACAGGGAAAAAGCAACTGATGAAGTTGAAAACCCCATATATGGAACAACCATTCCTTGGAATCTTCGTTTAGCTTATTCAGCTTCTTATTCCAATTCGGCAAGGCAAAATGAATTTAGCAGCCATTCCTTGATGTTTTCAGGTGATGTAGAGCTTTCCCCAAGATGGAAGGTAGGAGGGTCTTCTGGTTACGATTTTAAAAACCAAGGCTTTACTTTGACTCAACTACGTTTTGAACGGGATTTAAAAAGTTTTGTAATGCGCTTTAACTGGACACCTTTTGGGCGCTACAAAAGATGGTATTTTTTTATAGGAATAAAGAGCTCTATCCTAAAGGACCTAAAATGGGAAAATAGAAGTCAAAGGTCCAGATAA
- a CDS encoding N-acetylmuramoyl-L-alanine amidase family protein: protein MNMNRFFLSTLFLLAFLLTSFTNNNPSQRNDGKFVVVLDAGHGGHDPGNLGNGYLEKNIALNIVLNIGKILEANPDIEVIYTRKDDTFIDLFVRGEIANKANADLFVSVHCDSHSSDAHGAGTFVLGLHANKQNFEIAKKENSVIYLEDNYEDRYADYDINSPESIIGLTIMQEEFLDQSIALAKMIQDNFSGKLKRINRKVKQAGFIVLHQTFMPSVLIETGFLTNKSEGAFLNSKAGQSQMGKAIAEAILEYKRGVQVNTSATETQPIAKEVAKTVEPIKEEIITKEVDKPIDDSSASNKIEVKEDVEKPLDIVKTEVKKETDAPVLDAPLKKSTEQKSTNSSIAKSKPKVEGPKVIFKVQIMASAKDLELKPRNFNGLSRISQEPFKNLYRYMYGITNSYKEAETLKSNADLKGYSSSYIVAYKEGVRIPINEALKYVSE from the coding sequence ATGAATATGAACCGCTTTTTTCTTTCTACCTTATTCTTGTTGGCCTTTTTGCTGACTTCTTTTACAAATAATAATCCTTCACAAAGAAATGATGGCAAATTCGTAGTTGTGTTGGATGCAGGTCATGGCGGGCATGACCCAGGAAATTTAGGTAATGGCTATTTAGAAAAGAATATTGCTTTGAATATTGTGCTGAACATTGGAAAAATACTAGAGGCCAACCCGGATATAGAAGTAATTTACACAAGAAAGGATGATACCTTTATTGACTTATTTGTGCGCGGTGAAATCGCAAATAAGGCCAATGCCGACCTATTTGTTTCTGTACATTGTGATTCCCATTCCTCCGATGCCCATGGCGCTGGTACCTTTGTATTGGGTTTACATGCCAATAAACAAAACTTTGAGATTGCAAAAAAGGAGAACTCGGTGATTTATCTAGAGGATAATTATGAAGACAGATATGCTGATTATGATATTAATTCACCTGAGTCAATAATTGGACTGACCATAATGCAGGAAGAGTTTTTAGATCAGAGTATTGCCTTGGCCAAGATGATTCAGGATAACTTTTCGGGCAAATTAAAACGTATCAACCGCAAGGTAAAACAAGCAGGTTTTATAGTATTGCATCAAACTTTTATGCCCAGTGTTTTAATTGAAACTGGTTTTCTTACAAACAAATCCGAAGGGGCATTTTTAAACTCCAAGGCTGGCCAGTCTCAAATGGGTAAAGCAATTGCAGAGGCAATTTTAGAATATAAAAGAGGTGTTCAGGTAAACACATCCGCTACTGAAACACAGCCGATAGCAAAGGAAGTGGCGAAAACGGTAGAACCAATAAAGGAAGAAATAATTACAAAAGAAGTTGATAAACCAATAGATGATAGTTCAGCTTCTAACAAGATTGAAGTAAAAGAAGATGTGGAGAAACCTTTGGATATTGTAAAAACCGAGGTAAAGAAAGAAACGGATGCACCCGTTCTTGACGCACCCCTTAAGAAAAGTACAGAGCAAAAAAGTACCAACTCATCAATTGCAAAATCTAAGCCGAAGGTAGAAGGGCCAAAAGTCATATTCAAAGTACAAATTATGGCAAGCGCTAAAGATTTGGAATTAAAACCACGCAACTTCAATGGGTTGAGTAGAATTTCCCAAGAGCCTTTTAAAAATCTTTATCGCTATATGTATGGTATTACCAATTCATATAAAGAAGCGGAAACTTTGAAATCAAATGCTGACTTAAAAGGATATTCAAGCTCATATATTGTAGCTTACAAAGAGGGTGTTAGAATCCCGATCAATGAAGCCCTAAAATACGTTTCTGAATAA
- a CDS encoding MlaD family protein, producing MKLSREIKTGIIVIGGILLFILGFSYLKSTPLFDNSKTLYAVYHHVGGLQPGTQVTINGYNVGKVNDIRFKDTSGDLLVTFSVNNEFTFSKNSKAELYDTGIIGGKGIQIKPIFDGAAPAQSGDTLITETKPGLTELVQQKLTPLQQKIEGAFTNADSLLMNVNEVLDAKTKNELRESISGLNELMKSLKGSADVMNSLLKNNQDKLDSSLTNFNQLSSNFAKLSDSLNNAGLGRTLTSLESTVSNLDKILGQVEKGDGSLGKLMKDEQLYNNLNNASKELDLLLQDFRLNPKRYVNVSVFGKKQKDYTLPDNDPAEKIEQP from the coding sequence TTGAAACTATCTAGAGAAATTAAAACTGGAATAATTGTAATTGGTGGGATTCTGCTTTTCATTTTGGGATTTAGCTATTTAAAATCTACACCATTATTTGATAATAGTAAAACGCTTTATGCTGTTTACCATCATGTGGGAGGGCTTCAACCTGGTACTCAAGTAACCATAAATGGTTATAACGTAGGTAAAGTAAATGATATTCGTTTTAAGGATACTTCTGGAGATCTGTTGGTTACTTTTTCTGTAAATAATGAATTTACTTTCTCAAAGAACAGTAAGGCAGAGTTATACGATACGGGAATAATTGGGGGGAAAGGAATTCAGATTAAGCCAATATTTGATGGAGCCGCCCCAGCTCAGTCGGGCGATACATTAATAACGGAGACAAAACCTGGACTAACAGAGTTGGTTCAACAGAAGTTGACTCCTTTACAGCAGAAGATTGAAGGAGCCTTTACAAATGCCGATTCCTTGTTGATGAATGTGAATGAGGTTTTGGACGCTAAAACCAAAAACGAATTGCGCGAGTCTATTTCTGGTCTTAATGAATTAATGAAAAGTTTAAAGGGGAGTGCAGATGTCATGAATAGCCTTCTAAAGAACAATCAGGATAAATTAGATAGTTCCTTAACCAATTTCAATCAACTTTCTTCAAATTTCGCAAAACTTTCGGATTCTCTGAATAATGCTGGTTTGGGGCGTACATTGACCAGTTTGGAATCCACTGTTTCGAATTTGGACAAAATTCTAGGTCAGGTTGAGAAAGGAGATGGCTCTCTTGGTAAATTAATGAAGGATGAGCAATTGTATAATAACCTAAACAATGCCTCTAAAGAATTGGATTTATTACTTCAAGATTTCCGTCTAAATCCAAAAAGATATGTCAATGTTTCGGTTTTTGGTAAAAAACAGAAAGACTATACCCTTCCTGATAATGATCCTGCCGAAAAAATAGAGCAACCATAA
- a CDS encoding (Fe-S)-binding protein produces MEYLPNILFAIVLIVGIGFFANNVKKLIRNIKLGKDVDVSDNKPQRWKNMTKIALGQTKMVVRPIPGILHILVYVGFIIINLEVLEIVIDGLLGTHRVFAGLGGLYNFLIASFEILAFLVILSVIIFWIRRNVIRLQRFIKPEMKGWPKNDGNMILYIELVLMCLFLSMNAADFQLQQFNTEHYTQAGSFPISQFLIPLFDGLSIETLIIIERSTWWLHIVGILFFLNYLYYSKHLHILLAFPNTYFGKLGAKGKIKNLDSVTKEVMLMMDPSADPYAAPTEDAAAPEKFGASDVKDLNWVQLLNAYTCTECGRCTSECPANLTGKKLSPRKIMMDTRDRLEEVGKNIDANKGDFIDDGKQLLGDYITNEELWACTSCNACTEACPVSIDPLSIIMDMRQFLVMEQSAAPSDLNNMMGNIENNGAPWPFNQMDRLNWKDES; encoded by the coding sequence ATGGAGTATCTTCCTAATATTTTATTTGCCATAGTCCTAATAGTTGGTATTGGTTTTTTTGCCAATAATGTAAAAAAACTTATTAGAAACATAAAATTGGGTAAAGATGTGGATGTTAGTGATAACAAACCCCAAAGATGGAAGAACATGACAAAAATCGCCTTAGGTCAGACCAAAATGGTGGTTAGGCCTATTCCAGGAATACTGCATATTTTAGTTTATGTTGGCTTTATCATAATAAATCTAGAGGTACTTGAGATAGTTATAGACGGCCTTTTGGGAACACATAGGGTTTTTGCAGGGCTTGGTGGCTTATATAACTTTTTAATCGCCTCTTTTGAGATATTGGCATTTTTGGTCATATTATCGGTCATTATTTTCTGGATTCGAAGAAATGTAATTAGACTTCAAAGGTTTATTAAGCCTGAAATGAAGGGGTGGCCAAAGAATGATGGTAACATGATCCTTTATATTGAGTTGGTCTTAATGTGTTTGTTCCTAAGCATGAATGCGGCCGATTTTCAATTACAACAATTCAACACCGAACATTATACCCAAGCCGGTTCGTTCCCCATTAGTCAGTTTTTAATTCCTTTATTTGACGGTTTGTCAATTGAAACTCTTATTATAATTGAAAGAAGTACGTGGTGGTTACATATTGTAGGTATTCTCTTCTTTCTAAATTATTTATATTATTCTAAGCACTTGCATATTCTATTGGCGTTTCCGAACACTTATTTTGGGAAACTGGGTGCCAAAGGAAAAATCAAGAATCTGGATTCTGTTACTAAAGAGGTAATGTTGATGATGGATCCAAGTGCTGATCCATATGCCGCTCCTACCGAAGATGCGGCAGCACCTGAAAAGTTTGGGGCGTCAGATGTTAAAGATCTAAATTGGGTGCAGTTATTAAATGCTTATACATGTACAGAGTGTGGACGATGCACCAGTGAATGTCCTGCGAATTTAACTGGAAAGAAACTTTCTCCCCGTAAAATAATGATGGATACTCGGGATAGATTGGAAGAAGTGGGTAAAAACATTGATGCCAATAAAGGTGATTTTATTGATGATGGTAAACAATTGTTGGGAGACTATATTACCAACGAAGAGCTTTGGGCCTGTACGTCATGTAATGCTTGTACAGAAGCATGTCCTGTTAGTATAGATCCTTTATCGATTATTATGGATATGAGGCAGTTTTTGGTTATGGAACAATCTGCAGCTCCGTCAGATTTGAACAATATGATGGGGAATATTGAAAATAATGGGGCACCTTGGCCATTTAATCAAATGGATAGATTGAACTGGAAAGATGAATCTTAA
- a CDS encoding (Fe-S)-binding protein, producing MGSELKVPTMAELFAAGQQPEVLFWVGCAGSFDDRAKKITKAFVKILNKANVSFAVLGTEESCTGDPAKRAGNEFLFQMQAVTNIEVMNAYGVKKVVTACPHCFNTLKNEYPGLGGNYEVVHHTQFLKGLLDEGRITMEGGTFKGKRITFHDPCYLGRANNVFEAPRDLIKKLDAELVEMKSCKTRGLCCGAGGSQMFKEPEKGDKDINIERTEQALGTQPEIIAAACPFCNTMMTDGVKNKEKEGSILVRDIAELIATAEDL from the coding sequence ATGGGAAGCGAATTGAAAGTACCAACAATGGCAGAACTTTTTGCCGCAGGACAACAACCAGAGGTTTTATTCTGGGTGGGCTGCGCTGGCAGTTTTGATGATAGGGCGAAAAAAATCACTAAGGCATTTGTGAAGATTCTAAATAAGGCCAATGTGTCTTTCGCTGTTTTGGGAACCGAAGAAAGTTGCACAGGAGACCCAGCTAAAAGGGCGGGAAATGAATTCTTGTTTCAGATGCAGGCGGTTACTAATATTGAAGTAATGAACGCCTATGGTGTAAAGAAAGTGGTGACGGCTTGTCCACATTGTTTCAATACCCTTAAAAATGAGTATCCAGGGTTAGGAGGCAATTATGAAGTTGTTCATCATACGCAATTCTTAAAGGGCTTATTGGATGAAGGTAGAATTACAATGGAGGGTGGAACATTCAAGGGCAAGCGAATAACATTTCATGATCCATGCTATTTAGGCAGGGCCAATAATGTTTTTGAGGCCCCACGGGATTTAATAAAAAAGTTGGATGCGGAGTTGGTTGAAATGAAAAGCTGTAAAACCCGTGGTTTATGTTGTGGTGCAGGGGGTTCTCAAATGTTCAAAGAACCTGAAAAAGGTGATAAGGATATTAATATTGAACGAACCGAACAGGCATTGGGTACCCAACCTGAGATTATCGCGGCTGCATGCCCATTTTGTAATACGATGATGACTGACGGTGTGAAGAATAAAGAGAAAGAAGGGAGTATCTTGGTTAGGGATATTGCTGAATTAATTGCCACAGCAGAAGACCTATAA